In a genomic window of Streptomyces noursei ATCC 11455:
- a CDS encoding acyl-CoA dehydrogenase family protein, translating to MSTATGMPAAGPSQAISDADRLDAQEILERARKAAPVLRKRAEEIEQNRQLPRDVVEILRGTGVFRMAAPRSWGGPEMTSVQQTEVIEAIATGDASAAWCAMIGSDSGIFSGYLDDAVARALFPRLDTITAGFVNPTGRAERVPGGFRVSGKWHFGSGMTHSDLLLAGCVVHRDGAPESAPDGDGVHWRIVIARREDFSVHDSWYTTGLAGSGSCDYSTEDLFVPEEHTFSLLEPHRTGTLHAAPDAILRTMPGVPLGVARAALDHVRELAATRTDKSTGTPWSAHYRFTTAIAEAEADLAGARYAVYTSLAEQWARLERGQQPTPDERVATALARYKAFEVARSIVNRLYTLVGGSAIYRKRSPMDRWLRDVSTMSQHVDAGVQNLKAAGELLLGGQIPQKTLLW from the coding sequence ATGAGCACTGCCACCGGCATGCCTGCCGCCGGCCCTTCCCAGGCCATCTCCGACGCGGACCGGCTCGATGCGCAGGAGATTCTGGAGCGCGCTCGCAAGGCCGCACCCGTGTTGCGCAAACGCGCCGAAGAGATCGAGCAGAATCGCCAGTTGCCGCGTGACGTGGTGGAAATCCTGCGCGGCACCGGCGTGTTCCGGATGGCGGCGCCCCGCTCCTGGGGCGGTCCGGAGATGACGTCCGTTCAGCAGACCGAGGTCATCGAGGCCATCGCCACCGGAGACGCCTCGGCCGCCTGGTGCGCGATGATCGGTTCCGACTCCGGGATCTTCTCCGGCTACCTCGACGACGCGGTGGCCCGCGCCCTCTTCCCCCGCCTGGACACCATCACGGCGGGCTTCGTGAACCCCACCGGGCGGGCCGAGCGGGTCCCCGGCGGCTTCCGGGTCAGCGGCAAGTGGCACTTCGGCAGCGGTATGACCCACAGCGACCTGCTGCTCGCCGGCTGCGTGGTACATCGCGACGGGGCGCCGGAGTCCGCCCCCGACGGCGACGGAGTCCACTGGCGGATCGTGATCGCCCGCCGGGAGGACTTCAGCGTCCACGACAGCTGGTACACCACCGGCCTTGCGGGCAGCGGCAGTTGCGACTACTCCACCGAAGACCTCTTCGTACCGGAGGAGCACACCTTCAGTCTGCTGGAGCCGCACCGTACCGGGACCCTGCACGCGGCGCCGGACGCCATCCTCCGCACCATGCCGGGGGTTCCGCTCGGCGTCGCCCGAGCCGCCCTCGACCACGTCCGTGAGCTCGCCGCCACGCGCACCGACAAGTCCACCGGCACCCCGTGGTCCGCGCACTACCGCTTCACCACCGCGATCGCCGAGGCCGAGGCGGACCTCGCCGGGGCCCGCTACGCGGTGTACACGAGCCTTGCGGAGCAGTGGGCCCGGCTGGAGCGCGGCCAGCAGCCGACGCCGGACGAGCGGGTGGCCACCGCACTGGCCCGCTACAAGGCGTTCGAGGTCGCCCGGTCGATCGTCAACCGGCTCTACACCCTCGTGGGCGGTTCGGCCATCTACCGCAAGCGGTCGCCGATGGACCGCTGGCTGCGGGACGTCAGCACCATGAGCCAGCACGTGGACGCCGGGGTGCAGAACCTCAAGGCGGCCGGAGAGCTGCTGCTGGGCGGCCAGATCCCGCAGAAGACCCTGCTGTGGTGA
- a CDS encoding MFS transporter — protein sequence MSCAPHDARADAPPATPRGRRTRLTLALLAFAHLIIGLDYNIVFVALPGIAADVDFTAQNLQWVVSGYTVAFGGFLLLGGRACDLFGRRRMFTLGLVLYAVSSLAGALATTPGLLVAARAGQGIGGAFLTPATLSLVTSLFAEGRERNRALSVWGGAAGCGMVLGSLLGGVLTETFGWEAVFLVNVPLAAVGIALAAPLIPADGTFRRGRVFAEFDLYGTLTGTAGATLLVLALVQGPESGWTAPAVLISGAAAIVLLLAFLAIERRGRNPLMPLHLFRNRNLSTGTAVTFTFMATFGVLAYFLTLYFQNVHGFSAMQTGIAFVVPCAGVLVGTAVGGRLATRFGMRATLIGSLVLGVAGTVAFALSLSPDASFTALLPGLSLLSLAQGVVYTTMYAAAMTGVDEGDQGIASGIASTGEQVGSAVGLAVLVALANAGTRGLSGEELRTATSDGVRTAVLAAAAGMVLMIMICANFRNSRRVPATEGPAAATPAGAVQPETVRTAR from the coding sequence ATGTCCTGTGCACCCCACGACGCCCGCGCCGACGCCCCACCGGCGACACCGCGCGGCCGTCGAACCCGACTGACCCTCGCCCTCCTGGCATTCGCCCACCTGATCATCGGGCTCGACTACAACATCGTGTTCGTGGCGCTCCCCGGGATCGCCGCCGACGTCGACTTCACGGCCCAGAACCTGCAGTGGGTGGTCAGCGGCTACACGGTGGCCTTCGGTGGCTTCCTGCTGCTCGGCGGGAGGGCCTGCGATCTCTTCGGCAGGCGCCGGATGTTCACCCTCGGCCTCGTGCTGTACGCCGTCTCCTCCCTCGCCGGCGCGCTCGCGACCACGCCCGGGCTGCTGGTGGCCGCGCGGGCCGGGCAGGGCATCGGCGGCGCCTTCCTCACCCCGGCCACCCTCTCCCTGGTCACCTCCCTCTTCGCCGAAGGCCGGGAACGCAACCGGGCGCTGTCCGTCTGGGGCGGGGCGGCCGGATGCGGGATGGTGCTCGGCTCGCTGCTGGGCGGGGTGCTCACCGAGACCTTCGGCTGGGAGGCCGTCTTCCTCGTCAACGTCCCGCTCGCCGCCGTCGGCATCGCGCTGGCCGCCCCGCTGATCCCGGCCGACGGAACCTTCCGACGCGGCCGGGTGTTCGCCGAGTTCGACCTGTACGGCACCCTGACCGGTACCGCGGGGGCCACCCTCCTCGTACTGGCACTCGTCCAGGGGCCCGAGTCCGGCTGGACCGCCCCCGCCGTCCTGATCAGCGGAGCCGCGGCGATCGTGCTCCTGCTGGCCTTCCTGGCGATCGAGCGGCGGGGCCGGAACCCGCTCATGCCCCTGCACCTGTTCCGCAACCGCAACCTCAGCACCGGCACCGCCGTCACCTTCACCTTCATGGCCACCTTCGGGGTGCTGGCGTACTTCCTCACCCTCTACTTCCAGAACGTGCACGGCTTCAGCGCCATGCAGACCGGTATCGCCTTCGTCGTCCCCTGCGCGGGGGTCCTCGTCGGGACGGCCGTCGGCGGCCGGCTGGCCACCCGCTTCGGCATGCGCGCCACCCTCATCGGCAGCCTCGTCCTGGGTGTCGCCGGTACGGTCGCCTTCGCCCTGTCGCTCTCCCCCGACGCCTCCTTCACCGCACTCCTGCCGGGCCTGAGCCTGCTCAGCCTGGCCCAGGGCGTCGTCTACACGACGATGTACGCGGCGGCGATGACCGGCGTGGACGAAGGCGACCAAGGCATCGCGTCCGGCATCGCCAGCACCGGCGAACAGGTCGGCAGCGCCGTCGGCCTGGCCGTCCTCGTCGCCCTCGCCAATGCCGGCACCCGCGGGCTCAGCGGTGAGGAACTGCGCACCGCCACCAGCGACGGGGTGCGCACCGCGGTGCTCGCGGCCGCCGCGGGTATGGTCCTGATGATCATGATCTGCGCCAACTTCCGGAACAGCCGCCGCGTGCCCGCCACCGAAGGGCCCGCCGCGGCCACACCCGCCGGGGCAGTTCAACCGGAAACCGTCCGGACCGCTCGTTGA
- a CDS encoding pyridoxal phosphate-dependent decarboxylase family protein produces the protein MREYPLEPSGPEMRAMSEAAMLVVEQFVNDLPEAPAKDLDGALELAEQLREEAPEIGTSFEKLLNTVAVSSQKAVNNSGPGFMAYIPGGGLYVSALADFLAAGFNRYVSLAAKAPALAQIEATVVRWLCDLFDYPSEARGVLTSGGSMANFSAVITARKAKLGEDFSTGVLYTSEQSHASCAKAAYLAGFPRERIRMVPTDERLRMDADALTAMVEADRAAGLRPFMVTASAGTTNTGSVDPMARVGEVARAHDMWFHVDAAYGGPFRMTEYGRRLFRGIESADSITLDPHKAFFIPYGTGALIVREGFRLRAAHHVEADYLQDTDGLDEQIPSASEYGMELSRDFRGLRLWLPVKHHGLAAFRAALEEKLELTRYLYDELRTTPGFEVPLDPDLTAVPFRYLPERGDPDAFNRRLLARINDSKRVFLSSTLLDGHFIIRACIVSHRTHRDRVEEAVRIIRSAVQDLLALDAAAPSEQPVAR, from the coding sequence ATGCGTGAATATCCGTTGGAACCCAGTGGCCCCGAGATGCGCGCCATGAGCGAGGCGGCGATGCTCGTCGTCGAGCAGTTCGTCAACGACCTCCCCGAGGCACCCGCGAAAGACCTCGACGGGGCTTTGGAGCTGGCCGAACAACTCCGCGAGGAGGCACCGGAAATCGGTACCTCCTTCGAAAAGCTGCTCAACACCGTCGCGGTCTCCTCGCAGAAGGCGGTCAACAACTCGGGTCCCGGTTTCATGGCCTACATTCCGGGTGGCGGCCTCTACGTATCCGCTCTCGCCGACTTCCTGGCGGCAGGCTTCAACCGATACGTCAGCCTGGCCGCGAAAGCTCCCGCGCTGGCTCAGATCGAGGCGACCGTGGTCCGCTGGCTGTGCGACCTGTTCGACTATCCGTCCGAGGCCCGGGGAGTGCTCACCTCGGGCGGATCGATGGCGAACTTCTCCGCGGTGATAACCGCCCGGAAAGCGAAGCTGGGTGAGGACTTCTCGACCGGCGTGCTCTACACGTCCGAGCAGTCGCACGCCTCCTGCGCCAAGGCCGCCTACCTCGCCGGCTTTCCCCGGGAGCGCATCCGCATGGTGCCGACGGACGAGCGCCTGCGCATGGACGCGGACGCGCTGACCGCCATGGTCGAGGCGGACCGGGCAGCGGGACTGCGGCCGTTCATGGTCACCGCGTCGGCCGGCACCACGAACACGGGATCCGTCGACCCCATGGCGCGCGTCGGCGAGGTGGCCCGGGCCCACGACATGTGGTTCCACGTGGACGCGGCCTACGGGGGCCCGTTCCGCATGACCGAGTACGGCCGTCGGCTGTTCCGGGGCATCGAGTCGGCCGACTCGATCACGCTCGACCCGCACAAGGCGTTCTTCATCCCGTACGGCACCGGTGCGCTGATCGTGCGCGAGGGGTTCCGACTGCGTGCGGCCCATCACGTGGAGGCCGACTACCTCCAGGACACCGACGGCCTGGACGAACAAATCCCCAGCGCATCGGAGTACGGCATGGAGCTGTCCCGCGACTTCCGCGGCCTGCGCCTCTGGCTTCCGGTGAAGCATCACGGACTGGCCGCGTTCCGCGCCGCGTTGGAGGAGAAGCTGGAGCTGACCCGCTACCTCTACGACGAGCTGCGCACGACCCCGGGCTTCGAGGTCCCCCTGGACCCGGACCTCACCGCCGTGCCCTTCCGCTACCTGCCCGAGCGCGGTGACCCGGACGCCTTCAACCGCCGGCTGCTGGCACGGATCAACGACTCCAAGCGCGTCTTCCTCTCCAGCACCCTGCTGGACGGCCACTTCATCATCCGGGCCTGCATCGTCTCGCACCGGACGCACCGCGACCGCGTCGAGGAGGCGGTGCGCATCATCCGCTCCGCGGTGCAGGACCTGCTCGCCCTGGACGCCGCCGCGCCGTCGGAACA
- a CDS encoding amino acid permease, with the protein MTVSASGRSGRPADAPDRSQVPDGPEHHRPAHPAPAGRALKQRHLTLMALGGAVGTGLFLGCAQTIHSAGPAAIFSYALAGLLVILVMRMLGEMVVTRPMSGSFADYARLALGDWAGFTIGWLYWYAFVAIVAIEAIAGGRIVHDWLPAVPDWAVSVLLLTAMALVNLCSAGSFGSVEFWLAIVKIGAILGFLALGAAYVCGFWPGDGSPHLSHFVDRGGLLPNGPGAALAATVVVIFAFGGTEIVTIAAAESPDPGTAVTRATRQVFWRVLLFFVGSIFLVVAIVPWDTLVGPESPYAVAMTRMGIPFAGTVMTAVVLAALLSVLNSTLYASSRMLTTLCRHGEAPRGLAHTNRRGTPSRAVLLGTVMGYASIGAQALQPDRTFGFLLDSTGAVLIFLYITIAVSQLRLRARAERTEPHRLTFRMWGYPYLTWLAIAALLAILLSMALLPGTRPQLLMSLISLGTVLTAYAVRRCTRHLRTHRPRHPSH; encoded by the coding sequence ATGACCGTGTCCGCATCCGGACGATCCGGACGACCGGCGGACGCACCCGACCGCAGCCAGGTGCCGGACGGTCCGGAACACCACCGTCCCGCTCACCCGGCACCCGCCGGACGCGCCCTGAAACAACGGCACCTCACCCTCATGGCGTTGGGCGGCGCGGTGGGCACCGGCCTCTTCCTCGGCTGCGCGCAGACCATCCACAGTGCCGGCCCCGCCGCCATCTTCTCCTACGCGCTCGCGGGCCTGCTGGTCATCCTGGTCATGCGGATGCTGGGCGAGATGGTCGTCACCCGCCCGATGTCCGGCTCCTTCGCCGACTACGCGCGCCTGGCCCTCGGCGACTGGGCTGGGTTCACCATCGGCTGGCTCTACTGGTACGCGTTCGTCGCCATCGTCGCCATCGAGGCCATCGCGGGCGGCCGGATCGTGCACGACTGGCTGCCCGCGGTGCCGGATTGGGCGGTCAGCGTGCTGCTGCTCACCGCCATGGCCCTGGTGAACCTCTGCTCCGCCGGCTCGTTCGGCAGCGTCGAATTCTGGCTGGCGATCGTCAAGATCGGCGCGATCCTGGGGTTCCTGGCGCTGGGCGCCGCCTATGTCTGCGGCTTCTGGCCCGGCGACGGCAGCCCGCACCTCAGCCACTTCGTGGATCGCGGGGGCCTGCTCCCCAACGGCCCCGGTGCCGCCCTCGCCGCGACGGTGGTCGTCATCTTCGCGTTCGGCGGCACCGAGATCGTCACCATCGCCGCGGCCGAGAGCCCCGACCCCGGCACCGCCGTCACCAGGGCCACCCGTCAGGTGTTCTGGCGCGTGCTCCTCTTCTTCGTGGGCTCGATCTTCCTCGTGGTGGCGATCGTGCCGTGGGACACCCTGGTGGGCCCGGAGAGCCCGTACGCCGTCGCCATGACGCGGATGGGCATCCCGTTCGCCGGCACCGTCATGACCGCGGTCGTCCTCGCCGCCCTGCTCTCCGTGCTCAACTCCACCCTCTACGCCTCGTCCCGCATGCTCACCACACTGTGCCGACACGGGGAAGCACCACGCGGACTCGCGCACACCAACCGCCGTGGCACCCCCTCCCGAGCCGTCCTCCTCGGCACCGTCATGGGCTACGCGTCCATCGGCGCCCAAGCCCTCCAACCGGACCGGACGTTCGGCTTCCTGCTCGACTCCACCGGAGCCGTGCTGATCTTCCTCTACATCACGATCGCCGTCTCCCAACTGCGCCTCCGCGCCCGGGCCGAGCGCACCGAACCCCACCGCCTGACGTTCCGTATGTGGGGCTACCCCTACCTGACCTGGCTGGCTATCGCCGCACTCCTGGCGATCCTGCTCTCCATGGCGCTCCTCCCAGGCACCCGCCCCCAACTCCTCATGAGCCTGATCAGCCTGGGAACCGTACTGACGGCCTACGCAGTCCGCCGCTGCACCCGGCACCTCCGCACACACCGCCCAAGGCACCCTTCACATTGA
- a CDS encoding YwqJ-related putative deaminase, translated as MLIPGTASSLLVQGKVVSHTNLSGDGTPNLHPAVRSYFEAVPERLREPFLGYCAESALVSDQVWALDAERPGRPPITLQEAVLRQGGYGHAEFLQPAGHLGDRGRDGGSTSPEYRREAAGLLE; from the coding sequence ATGCTGATTCCCGGGACGGCATCCTCTCTCCTCGTCCAGGGGAAGGTCGTCAGCCACACGAATCTGAGTGGGGATGGAACTCCCAATCTCCACCCGGCCGTGCGCAGTTACTTCGAGGCAGTCCCTGAGAGGCTGCGCGAACCGTTTCTCGGGTACTGCGCCGAATCGGCCCTCGTGTCCGATCAGGTCTGGGCCCTCGATGCCGAACGGCCGGGACGTCCGCCGATTACGCTGCAAGAGGCGGTGCTCCGCCAGGGCGGGTACGGGCATGCCGAGTTCCTGCAACCAGCAGGCCACCTGGGTGATCGGGGCAGGGATGGCGGCTCTACGTCCCCCGAGTACCGGAGAGAAGCGGCCGGACTCTTGGAGTAG
- a CDS encoding SUKH-3 domain-containing protein, translating into MPVSMSRDEVLQWLTANGWSPDWGIEEKAREFVSEVVAESEKEGFSTIPFDAAVRFISSYGLLKLTHPSDPESKLITNPTGGYEGDFSEIAELSQELGKRLFRVGYDLPDGGIFVVAEDGDFYCIHHTGAYHLGSDEFEFFNNWVKGDLQSV; encoded by the coding sequence GTGCCTGTATCAATGTCGCGGGATGAGGTCCTGCAGTGGCTCACCGCGAATGGCTGGAGTCCGGACTGGGGGATTGAGGAGAAGGCTCGCGAATTTGTTTCCGAGGTGGTTGCCGAGTCGGAGAAGGAGGGGTTTTCGACGATCCCCTTCGATGCGGCCGTGAGATTCATTAGTAGCTATGGGCTGCTCAAGTTGACGCACCCAAGTGACCCTGAGAGCAAGCTGATCACCAATCCGACCGGCGGCTATGAGGGTGATTTCAGTGAAATCGCTGAGCTGTCGCAAGAGTTGGGGAAGCGCCTGTTCCGGGTCGGATACGACCTTCCTGATGGAGGGATCTTTGTGGTGGCCGAGGACGGAGATTTCTACTGCATCCATCATACGGGGGCGTATCATCTCGGCTCTGACGAATTCGAGTTCTTCAACAACTGGGTGAAGGGTGACTTGCAAAGTGTCTGA
- a CDS encoding flavin reductase family protein, translating into MTDTTTLTSPTAPTAPTTPTLRANHEATPVTIAPAQFRALMSTFPTGVAVVTTGGPEDPPRGLTVSSVSSVSLDPPTLLVCLNRNSRTLESVLERRTFAVNLLHAGARSAATLFASGDPHRFDAVEWANSAEFGGPHLVRDAHAIADCRVSRTLRVGDHEVIFGEIFRVEQERPEDADPLLYGMRTFASWPAAAA; encoded by the coding sequence ATGACGGACACCACCACACTCACCTCCCCCACTGCCCCCACGGCACCCACCACCCCCACCCTGCGCGCGAACCACGAAGCCACCCCTGTGACCATCGCGCCGGCGCAGTTCCGCGCCCTGATGTCGACGTTCCCGACCGGCGTCGCCGTCGTCACCACCGGCGGTCCCGAGGACCCGCCCCGCGGTCTGACCGTCTCCTCGGTCAGCAGCGTCTCCCTCGATCCGCCGACCCTGCTGGTCTGCCTGAACCGCAACAGCAGGACCCTGGAGAGCGTCCTGGAGCGGCGCACCTTCGCGGTCAACCTGCTGCACGCTGGGGCCCGTTCGGCCGCCACGCTCTTCGCCTCCGGTGACCCGCACCGCTTCGACGCCGTGGAGTGGGCCAACTCCGCGGAGTTCGGCGGCCCGCACCTGGTGCGCGACGCGCACGCCATCGCGGACTGCCGGGTCTCCCGCACCCTGCGCGTCGGCGACCACGAGGTGATCTTCGGCGAGATCTTCCGCGTCGAACAGGAGCGCCCCGAGGACGCCGACCCGCTGCTCTACGGGATGCGCACCTTCGCCTCCTGGCCCGCCGCCGCGGCCTGA